The nucleotide sequence GGTGATTATGATGACTGCTTATGGAGAACTGGATATGATTAATCAAGCAACTGATATGGGTGCTGTGATGCATTTTACAAAGCCATTTGATATTGATGAGATGAGATTGGCTGTAAACTTGCAGATGGGTCAAGGTACAGCAACTCGATTTGTAGGGAATTCTTAGTGCTGTGGATATTACTCGTTCACGGATTTACTTCCTCTTGTCATTTTGTGTTATAATAATGCGCAGAGTAGGCAATCAGTTGTTTTCGAGAAGATTCGTCTGTTCGGAAGTAACAAATACGCTTAATTAGAAGATAAGTTGTGAAAGCAGCATTGTTTGCAAATCATTGTGCGGGAAAACGTCTTTAGGCGTTTTCCCGTTCCTTCATGTGCCGGTGAAACATGGGTAACCGGTAACATCACGAGGAGGAAGACCTCATTCATGGAGAAGTTAATGGTAAGGGGAGGCCGCCCACTAATAGGTACAGTTGGAATTAGCGGAGCAAAGAATAGTGCGGTTGCACTTATTCCGGCGGCAATATTAGCAGAAACTACGGTTAGGCTGGACAATCTGCCACAGCTAAGCGATGTTGCAGTATACGCAGAATTGTTACAGGAGCTTGGAGGAAGTGTCTCTTGGACAGATGACACGATGACTATTGATCCATCGAGTATGAAGTCGGTGCCAATGCCGAATGGAAAAGTAAAGCTTTTGCGTGCCTCATATTACTTGATGGGTGCATTATTGGGACGCTTCGGCGAAGCGACGATTGGTTTGCCAGGTGGTTGCAATTTCGAACCGCGTCCAATTGATCAGCACATTAAAGGGTTCGAAGCATTAGGTGCAGAAGTAACGAATGAGTATGGTGCGATTCGGATACGTGCAAAAGAGTTACGTGGCGCCAAGATCTACTTGGACGTCGCGAGTGTTGGTGCAACCATCAACATTATGTTGGCGGCCTCAAGAGCTAAAGGATTGACTGTAATTGAGAATGCAGCTAAAGAGCCGGAGATCATCGACGTTGCAACGTTATTGAATGCAATGGGTGCTAAGATTAAAGGCGCAGGTACCGAGACGATTCGGATAGAAGGCGTAAGTGAGATGCATGGTTGTCGTCATTCTATAATTCCTGATCGTATACAAGCTGGAACATATATGATTGCTGCCGCTGCTACGCGCGGCGACGTCCTCATTGATAATATTATTCCGAAGCATTTGGAAGCGATGACTGCGAAGTTGCAGGAGATGGGTGTACACGTGTATGAGATGGACGAGTCGATACGTGTTGTTGGACAACCGATGTATGAGGCAGTAGATGTGAAGGCGCTCGTATATCCGGGGTTTGCGACCGATTTACAGTCTCCGATGACAAGCTTGCTCACACAAGCTCGTGGTGTGAGCGTGTTATCTGATTATGTGTATAGCAATCGCTTCAAACATGTATCCGAGCTCGTTCGCATGGGTGCTCAGATTCGTGTAGAAGGACGTTCAGCGATTATCGAAGGCGGTCCGCTCAATGCTGCTAAAGTTAGGGCGGCAGATCTACGGGCGGGTGCGGCACTTGTTGTCGCAGCGTTAACGGTGGATGAAGGTACAACGGAGATCAGTGGGGTAGAATACATTG is from Candidatus Cohnella colombiensis and encodes:
- a CDS encoding UDP-N-acetylglucosamine 1-carboxyvinyltransferase, with protein sequence MEKLMVRGGRPLIGTVGISGAKNSAVALIPAAILAETTVRLDNLPQLSDVAVYAELLQELGGSVSWTDDTMTIDPSSMKSVPMPNGKVKLLRASYYLMGALLGRFGEATIGLPGGCNFEPRPIDQHIKGFEALGAEVTNEYGAIRIRAKELRGAKIYLDVASVGATINIMLAASRAKGLTVIENAAKEPEIIDVATLLNAMGAKIKGAGTETIRIEGVSEMHGCRHSIIPDRIQAGTYMIAAAATRGDVLIDNIIPKHLEAMTAKLQEMGVHVYEMDESIRVVGQPMYEAVDVKALVYPGFATDLQSPMTSLLTQARGVSVLSDYVYSNRFKHVSELVRMGAQIRVEGRSAIIEGGPLNAAKVRAADLRAGAALVVAALTVDEGTTEISGVEYIDRGYEKLVTQLSNLGAEVWRNG